In Dendropsophus ebraccatus isolate aDenEbr1 chromosome 13, aDenEbr1.pat, whole genome shotgun sequence, the sequence TAAGTTATCCAGCACCACACCACATAAAAGGGGAACTCAAgagaaatttctttcaaatcaactggtgtcaaaaagttatatagatttgtaatttacttctatttaaaaaaaaaaaaaaaaatctccagtcgtccagtacttatcagctgctgtatgtcctgcaggaagtggtgacacagtgctctctgctgccacctctgtccatgtcagaagacAGATTTCTTCATTTACCATTTTGTGGTGTagacccccggtgtggaggtatggcctgtcacttgccagatggttaggtgtgacaccctctacctatgtgacttccttcctaaagCACCTGTAAGGTGaggtgagtgggtgaggagtgtgtatgtgaaaagtaaagagagagatgataggtgagaagaagaaagaactctcattggtgtacagatccatgtgacacacaaataaacaataacctcttgagtactacagctgtgcaataactgagcatacatacttacaacaacgacatcttgtggcaaaactctggcactactacatcaccacttacacttaaaaagtGCAGGCTTTTACGaaaggtgtaaccaatagcaacacccatggtgggacaccacaattgctTGAAGAACGTGTTCTGTAATAACTGGTACTTCTGTAGAACAGCTCATTATTCCCATGGGGCATTGCCTGGCCTGTAAGACTACAGGAGCTGGTGGTCTCCACAAGGAAGGAAATTCAGGTCAATCACTATCAGTTCCCACAGAATGTAATAGTATGagcacagctgctgcaaaacctctttGATTAGAGACGTGGACGCTTCCTGCCAGAGTGAAACCTACAAAAAAAATGGAAGCAGGAAATTATTAGGAAATATTCTTGGTTACTTCTAAAAAAACCCCTCTGATCAACCTAGTAATCCATGTATAACAGAGATCACGATGAACAGGGCCAATCTACACGGCTTAGATGGTGCTATGGCTAGCTGTACAGACAAGACAGAAGCTTCCAGTCACATAGAAGGCAGGGATTGGTCAGAGAAGTTTGGCATTACACAAGAtctgacccccaccaccaccgccgcccaCCATCACCCACCATCACCATTATTGCTTCATAGAGCAAAAATCAGGATGTGGGAAAGAAACCTAACCTCATAGCAGAAGACTAAAGACTCCAGGAACATGCGTGCGAATGGTCAGTAGGATAACATGGGGAGAAATACAGTGTAGTTTGTAGCCAAGGGTTCAGAAGAAGGGACCAAAACACTACTGAAGCCTGAAAGGGACCCCAACCCGGGTATGGGATGTTTACCAGTGCACCAGCGAATCCTAATACATTTAAcacagtgattacagtgcaggtaCATTCAGTGACTACAGGAGAGGATGACTACTACTTGCGGAGATAGCTTTGTCTACATATTTACTACTTTCTATACCAACTTCCCACCCTGCTGTCCCTTTAACTGTACCATCATGGTACCTTTCCCAATAATGGGCCTGCTGGGACCCTCATGACCCCCCCAATCTAGTCTCAGACGGTAACAGTAACAATGATAGTGACTCCAGACTGTATATGCACATAGCAGCAGTGCCCCCTAGGTGCTCTCCtcacagtaatactgcccccttacTGCATTGTGCCAGTCTGTGACAAGACTTGTAGTTTTGCTAGATCTCCAGATAGTGATGTTAGTGTCACAGCCCTTGAGAATAATATCTGGATCCCAGGCATCGTACCCATGACCACAGTTATTCAATAGGAGTACGTACAGTGTGTCTGTGAGTTCGGGGCACTCCTATGTGTGTAGTGTCTGGGTACAGGTGTGGAATGCCCATGATGTTGGGGTAAAAGCCTGCGGTAGCAAATAACGGGGTACAGTAACAGGGTACAGTAGTGGAGGGTCACAGTACATGGTTTTAATCCCCTTGGTAGCTGTATTATAGTCTCTGGAGGTCATATGACTGAATACACATATAAAGGGTTAATCCTGGGAACAGCACTTCATTGAAGGATGGAACTTCACAGGTTTGTTCCCTGGGGTGAAACAGCTTAGAAAGACTTGTGTGCCTCACGGTTCTGTGCTGCAATGTCCTATCGCAGGGTGTAGAACAGTGAGTCACCCTACACCTTCCTCACTAAGAGACCAAGGGGTGCAAGAGGACACTTGTTCACCTTATCCCTTCTGGATTGTTAGTAAAAAACCCCCTTCCTGTAGATGGATTATAAAGCTTAGAGATGTCTTCTTGGTGAGGACTGTGAGCAGCTTCTTGTAGGTAAATTTCACCCTATGCCATGAGGATTACACTGTGCATGACCCAGGCTGGTTAGAATTAAGCTGAGCCAGACCTAAGTAATGGTTGCTGCCAGAGGAACCCTTCTTTCTTCTCTTTACCTGGACCTCCTTCTCTCTCCCTGGCCATTCTAAATGGTTTGTGCCCGTTATATCACGTTATCACATGTGATAACATAAAGTCAATGTGAAGCCTACtttgttttataaaaaattaGAGACCTTTTCACACAAATGCTCAGCCTGTAAGTGAGTCGATACTGTTGGGATCACATTGACATTGAGCAGATGTTCAGAAACACTATTACACCATGAGAGATACAGGACCCTAGGAGAGCCCTCACACAGGgtcttctatctcctgtaggacCAACGCCTTCATTAAAGGTTGGGACTGGCTCAATTTACCCGTCAAAGAGACATAACAAGAAAATGGAGATCCAACAGTACCAAGAAATGAAGGTGGGTGCACGCTGGAAAGCTGGCACTGCCAATGTCGGCAGTTAGATATGAAGAAATGATGGAATCCAACACCATCCAGTTTTGAGGCAGAAATCCAAAGATTTTATTGCATGCCCATGGAGGTCTAGCTCTGCGCTGCCACGCACTCTtttccatagacttgcattgaaagcccatctaggtcatgtgacacagatccGGGAGTGAATGCGCTGCACGTCGGCTTCTCCCAGCTCGATCTACTTATTAAtcatggtctgaacactccgGTCAAAGTTTTGGATGTGTCTCTCTGGCATATCAAAATTTTTTGGGGGACAgtaaccatttaaaggggaactgtcagcaagtTAGATGAATCCAACCTGCTAACGTGTCCCTtgtgcacaggagacgcagaggaggaagatatgtgtcttatcttccttCTTGGTACCGTTCCCatacagttagtagtttgcttcccacccccatagcgctgatccgccCCTGATCgtcctgctccattgattatagaGAGGGGTGGGCCAGCTGGGAGCGGATCGGTGCTataggggtgggcagtgctcctaacggtgtcccagtgctcctaatggtccatgggaacagtgccgaggatgaagataagagacataccttcctcctctttgtctcctgtgcaatagtgaCCTTTTggcaagttagatttgtctaactgctgatagttcccctttaagtgaagaaAGTGGCCAATAAGGTTAGTTGTTGTTAATAGATGTGGGAGGTGGAGAGAAGACATAGAgctataaaatgaggatgttgCGTGACAGATCTCAGTTGCGTGATATAAAAGAGAAGTGGTCTGTCTCGACTGTTCCTAGAAGCTGAAGATGCCACACGAGAAATTAAACATGGTCTCCTCGCCCTGCTGCTGGGTCCTTCTTCTTCTTTGCCCAAACACAAGTGAGTTTCATAGTTTTTTGTCTTTTACGTTGTCTCTTGGCTTCTGGTTGTTGAACCTTATACAAGTCCTCCAAGAATTTGTCCTGTTGGGTTAGTTGGATACTTGGTTGTTGTTGTGATTTGCATGTGGTTGTAGAGCAGTATCCCCCAACCTGGGCGCAAATCTTCTCCTCCCATTATATCCCGGCAGccaggcatgataggagctgTAGTTTCTAAACAGCTGGTTGGGAAATACTGTTATAGAGAGAGATAGCTGCTGGTTAGTAGCGAGACTTCCTCATATACCATGTCTATAGGTGTATAATAGCATGACACTACTGACGGGTTTATAatatatcatggggggggggtccatcaTTTCGATCCCTCCTCAGTTATCCATCTCTAATTATTTACATACATTTTTATCCTAGACGCCTACTTCTGTAGCCCCACGAGGACTCTCACCATTGACCAAGGGGAAGATGTTATACTACAGAGTAACCACAGTCGGACGTCTTATATAACTTGGGACTTCCAAAAGCACCTTATTGCGACCACGATACCAGGGAGGGCACTAAAGCTGGAGGATTATAGCTACAAGTATCTCGGAAGACTCTTCAGCACCAGAAATGGCTCTTTAGTGATCACAAACTTGACGGCTGAAGACGGGCAAATCTACAGGGCTGATCTGCTGGGTCGGAATAGTGTCTATCTGTGCGTCCAAGTTTATGATCTCAGAACTGATGGTGAGTTGCCGAGAGTTAGCAATGACTAATGGCTATGGGACCAGGCATGAGATGATGGGTGGAGATGGTGGCACCTCAGCTCCATCATCTAATATATATGGTACAAACGTTCTAATTTTCAGTTCATGAATAAATTTTGTTTCTTCTACTTATAGATCGTGGTGGAGTTCCCCCAAGTGTTGGTGAGTGATTGACTTCCTTTTGCTTATATAGAACCAACATATTCTGTAGCGTTGTACAGAGGTAGCCATGATATCAGTCCTCAGTTGTCTTCACTTTAAACATGCACACAACAGGGTCAGTGTCTTGATCTTGCCTTCATCTGTGTATATGCACAGATTTTTCTTGTATAAGTGATGTTCTCTTCTAAAATCCCTAAGAAAGCTGTCCACCCTTGGGCTGGCAAACCCTATGGT encodes:
- the LOC138770832 gene encoding uncharacterized protein isoform X2 — encoded protein: MPHEKLNMVSSPCCWVLLLLCPNTNAYFCSPTRTLTIDQGEDVILQSNHSRTSYITWDFQKHLIATTIPGRALKLEDYSYKYLGRLFSTRNGSLVITNLTAEDGQIYRADLLGRNSVYLCVQVYDLRTDDRGGVPPSVDPTESCSPTKLLYRRVGESVTLELPSHSGLAYAIWDINNIDHIAITRPGGVTYRQDPGYNGRISVTMDASLKLSHLTGKDQRVYRAEHFTSLWGHLCTQYYNITVNEKEK